Genomic DNA from Scatophagus argus isolate fScaArg1 chromosome 15, fScaArg1.pri, whole genome shotgun sequence:
caatggtcagacagaacCCCGGTGCCCTATCCTCATCTTCTCCATCCAGTCTACATAACCTTGATATGATTTTTGACAAATCCATGAGTTTCGAAGCTCACATTatgactctctctctgtcttttgaaACATAGCCAGAGTCATTCTTTCGATTTGCTCTCATAAATCTCCGTTATGCTGTTTACAAACTCTCCAAAATGCTGCTGTGAGGATTTTAACACAGTCCAACAGATGACCATATTTGACCATATTTACTGACCTCATAATGTACATATCATTGTATATACCATCTGTAAGAAATATTTATAGCaaggaaagacaaaagagcTTCCACAAAAGCTGAGAGAAGAGATTATTTCATCACACCAAAAGGGCCTTGTGTATAAGAAGATTTCCAAAAAAATAACATTCCAAGAGACACCATTGGGAATATTATAAGGAAGTTTAAAACTTATGGAATAGCTGCAAACCTGCCTGTCCGTGGAAGAAAGCCCAAAATTTCATCTAGGGGCCTTAGCCACTTAGTCAGGACAACTAAGATAAACCTCCGTGTGACTGCAAGACACGTATAGGATGACGTGATGAAGGCTGGTACAAGTGCTTCAGTGGCAACTATAAGACATGCACTGAATAAACAAAGACTTCATGGTAGGGATGGGCGATATATTATCGTTGATAACGTATATAAGTGTGCGACACACTCGCAGCCCAAAACGTGTGGAATATTGACAACAGTGGCGGTAGGTCGGGCAGATACGCCGGGCAGCGAGGAGCTCGTTCCTAAACGGGGCTCCAGCTCCGTTATGTGTAActggtttggttttaaaaagtctgaTGCGGAGCAGCAATTTACCACCTGCAAGGTTTGCAAACAAATAGCACATACAAAGAACAGCAACACGATTATTTGTTCCACCAcctcaaacacaagcacaaactgGAATACGCCGATAGccatattttttgttgtttaattaggttgtttttttttttgtcaattatTGCCATTACCTTTCATCCACATCACTATAATGTCTTTGAGGTGAGGGGGTTGAATATTTCTGCTTCCAACTGTGTAACTGTAGATATCGTTGCGTTGTACTGGTTACAtctgtaatgacaataaagttgaatctacTCTAATCTATCTCTCATTGCTCCTGCTAACTTTAGAATGTGTTCTAAAATTTTGGTGCCCACTTACAGAGCCCTACATGGGCGGGTTCCAGATTATATCATGGACCTTCTGCAACCTCACACCACGAGTCGAGCTCTTAGGCCTCTGTCCAGGGTTGTCTTAGTCTACCTCAGACATATTTTATGACTCAGGGAGATCATGCTTTCCAGTCAACAACCCCTAAGCTTTTAAAGTTGTCTTCCAATAAGCTTCAGGTCTTTGGACTCCGTGGAATCAAACAAATGGCTTGAATACATGTGGCACACTGTATTTCTGGAGGTGTTCGTTTGACTTTGATAGCATATTGGTGCATCTTCTgccttgcatgtgtgtgttggttgtgtGTCTTCATGTAGGTTTACCCTGGGCATTTCCTGGTTGGGTGGGCCATGGTAAAAACTGGCCCTATGACTTCCCAGACATCACTGCAGCATATGTGGTGAACTGGATCCTTGGTGCCAAGCAGTTCCATGACCTGGACATTAACTACATTGGGGTGTGTATTAATTTACTTTGATTCAAGCTCCATGCTCTGTGTAGTAGAACAAGCAATTTATATGAGATCTGCCAAAACCTCAGGCCAGTTTCCTCATTCAGCTCTTAACATACTTACTGCAGTTGGCTGCTCACTGTTTCACAGTACAGTAAGGAATTATTATCAACTTTTCAAGTGTGCTCACCTTCAGATTTACATCGGAATTAAGTGATTTAGAAAATCTTGATCCATTTATTGGCTTGTTTACAACCGGTCCATttgactgcttgtgtttcttgacCTGTGTGTAGTGATTCCAGATTTCATCAGTTAACTTTGCTAAGCTCAATGTTATCATTGCTAATAGGAATAATAGCCAGAACTATGGAATTCGTTataaacttgatttttttttttttcatcaaaactCTGTATTTCATGTAACAATGTGTCGGGAAATGCAGAGGATTTTATACAAAACAACTAATAAAGTTTAGTTGCCCTTTtgtatgaataaaatgaatatgtaaTATTGGATTGAGGGCCTTGTTCAGCAGGATAATACAAATGAACCCGGATAATTTGCTGTGTAACTGAAATTTACTTTCATCTGTTTAGATTTGGAATGAGCGAAACTATGACAGCAAGTACATCAAGGTAATCCTAACCTTTTATTCTTCAATGTCCTGCCATTGATTTGACTGATAAATATGAATTATGGGTAAGTTTTGCCTTAACTGtaaattaaaagataaaaacagccACCAACATTGAGTTGTGCTCCACATGAGAAATGCAGTGATTGAGTGGTTGAGAAGATTTGACGTTCTAGCTTGGTTCCTCTGAGAGCATGTCTTTGTTGCCAAGGTGCTTCGGAACATGCTGGATAAAGTTGGCCTAACAGGCGTTGGCATCATCGCAGCAGATGGTGATTGGAGCATCGCAAAGTCTATGATTGTTGACCCGCACCTTAGTGATTCTGTTGACGTGATTGGGTAAGTACAGTCAGCAGAGGTGGCATGCAATTAAAACTAATATGGTACAATCACTTATTGTACccaaagttaaagttaaattaaaatggagTGTCATGGGGTTTACCATGTAATGTGAGTTCACTGAAGGACATTTGGAGTCCTGCTTGATGATTGACAAAACATGATACACAGATGGTGAAATGCCACTGGATCTGCGGTGTGACTTTTCATAAAACTCTTGAGTTGAGCTTGTATCCTCTGTGCTGTTAATCTAACTTCTGTGCTGGAttaaaactgaatgtttgtGGCTGTTCTTCTGTTGTACTTGAAGAATGAAAACAATTCAGTCAAATACTAGCTTGATACGCTGCATGCTCATGTAGTACGTCTACGCCTACGTCTTGATTCATGTAATCTACACTCATGGAAATAATTATTAGACCACCCTTGTTTTCAAGGGTGGTCTAATAATTATTTCCACTTTATTTCAACTCATGCTCATTTTAATGCCTAGTAAACCTAAAGGTACATTTGTTGGCAGTACATCAATAGCTGAGGCTATTGATGTACTGCCAAAAACAGTGCTTTTAGGcattgaatgttttcttttctgtctgttagttATATGATACACACAGGAATTAGTACTTTATCAGCTGCTGGAAGAAGACTGTTTTCAAGGGTAGCCGTGTACGTGACCAGGTTCATTCGCCCTTCAATTGCATTTGCCCTGTTTCACCCATACTGAAACAACCCAAGATCATCACCAATCCACCTCCATGTTTAACTGTAGTGGCAAGACAGTCTGGTTTGTAGGCTTCTCCGGGCTTCCTCCTAACCAGTGAGTTGGCTGGAGTGGGCATCAACTCAAAATTGGATTAATCACTAAAGAGAACCTTAGCCCAATCATCAACCAGTCCAATCCCTGTGATCCCTAGCAAAGAGTAACCGGGCCTTCCTCTGCCTTTCGTTGATGGAGGGCTTCTTCCGTAGCCTGTGTGACTTCAGACCAGCTTCCGGAAGTTGGTTTTGAACTGTCCTTGCTAAACAAGTCACATATCTCGACAGTGCCCACTCATTTTTAAGGTCCCTGGAGGTCTGACGACGATTCCTGATGCGGGAACGGTTGAGTGCACCGTCCTTTTGTGGGGTAGAAAGACGTTTTCTGTCTCGACCAGCTAGCAGTTTGGTAGTACCATGTTCGGCTTGCTTTTTCTTGGTGTAATGAACGGCTGTCATTGGAGATCTTCAGTTTTTTGGCTACCTGTCTTTCACTCATACCAATTTCCAGCAGtgccaagatggctgccttTCAGGCTTcacataattcttttgttttaggcaTTATGTGAGAGCTGACAACTTGCATGTGCAGTGCTGCTTATGACATGATATGGCCTCTTATATATCCTGGGAATACAGTTAAGCTTAAGCATGGCAAATAGGGCATAAAGTATTACGgaatcagctgcattttttgttgtgttcattgaTTTCTTCAGGTGATATACCTTTAGTGGtaccaggcattaaaatgaacaagaaattgaagaaaacaagggtggtctAATCATTTTTCCATGATTGTACTGTATATGAGCACATGCACAGTTACGGTTACTACAGGTGCAGTTTCCTGTTGTAACTCAGATATTCTAGTTAGTTATAGCTGTCAGGAAGCAAATCTAATAATGACATTACTGGCAAAGACTGATAAAATTCTTTATGCATTGATATGTGCTCTTGTGGGACATAGTGTTGCCATATTTTGTGTGGTTACTGGTGTTGAAGCCAGACAAATGGATTAAACAGAATGTGAAATACTATTTAATCTGTCTGTACTGAAGCTGAGTAGTACTAGTATAGTAATACTAGGTTATTAGATGTTTGTGTATATCATGTAAATGTCCTGTCAAGAAAGAGATAACAGAtaaatgagtgtgtttttatactgtttttatACTGTCTTGTGATGGGAAAATGTGTTTGCAGTTAAACCTGTACATtgctcattttgcttttatataTTCAAAAGAATACAAAGGTGTTACAACAAATTGAAAATACACTACAttgacaaaagtactgggacataataataataatacacaataATACATTAATTCACTAAGTGAGGAAAAAACTTGTATACAGTAGTTGCAGTGGCCATCAGCCAAAATGAGTTGTAAAATATTGCTAAATTgttaacattgcaaaaatccAATATCGTGCATCCCTAGAATATTTCTTTGGAATCAACAGCTGGGCGCGGTGACTCTGTGCAGCTTCCTGTCATCTTTACATCAGTGAGATTGCCGGGTTTGGTGCCACTGtgcccacagaaacaaaaccaaaaaccaaactgtaactataaactatatagacaaaagtattaggacaaacctctttattattgaattcagatgtggtaTAGGGCTCAGGGGTTGTTCTAggcccttacttccagtgaagagaaatcttaatgcttcagcacaccaagacattttagacaatgctgtgcttccaactttgactgtgccccagtgcacaaagcaaggtccataaagacatggttgggtgagTGACccgcacagagtcctgacctcaacagCATCTAAGACcgttggggtgaactggaacgaGAATACTAACAAGTCCTGTTGTTGTAATGGTCAGGTTGGTTTTCTTGCCTGTGTTCTCAGAAACACAGCACTCAACtgatttctgcaaaaaaaactCTGATAATTCCGCTGTATATTACCTTCCCAAAAGGCAGACAAAGTTATAAACAGAACAAATCGAGCATTTAGCATCTAAAGAGGCTTATTTTTTCCTAAGAAGTTGGTGTAGAGCAAAACAGGTCCAATGAGAGATCAAAAATTGGATTCAATTATCATTTGTccaataaaactaaaaatgaatgaTCAAATGAATGTTACTGTTGTGTCTGCtgggtgtgtaaatatttaattgtttGCCACCACGTTAGCCATATGGACTTAATGAGattaaaattcaattcaatttatttatatatcacaAAATCACAACCATTGTCTCACAAAATTTTCCAGTTGGACCAAGTCTAGACCAAACTTCCAGCAAAACCcgacaaaacccccatgagcaagcacttggtgacaatggcgaggaaaaactgccttacagaaggcagaaaccttggaggAGGCCCTGGCTCAATGTGCCTTGACAcgttgggttgtgtgtgtgtgtgtgagagagagagtgggggggtgcctagacagagatgcataacagcaataacaacagagtattggaatgacaaCACTCTTttttgatagtagtagtagtagagaTAGTAATagttaatgataataatgcagaaaatgtGTCAGCTATTGTGTTTCAGCTTCTTTAGTTGAAAACACAATATCATACCTGAGGGCAAATGACCATGTTTAAGTTTTCCATGGTCGCAGCAAATACTGTCAAGCCAGGCAAAGTCCAAATCATTCACAGCTGTGAATCCAtgtcttccttttctctctgtcttcctttgtGACTGTGACTGGCTGTACCAGCTGCTGCGGTACACCCTGGATAAGAGTGGTCTGGAGAGGGTCAGGATCATAGCCAGTGACAACTTGTGGGAGCCCATTGCCGTGTCTTTGCTGCTAGACCCTGAGCTCAGCAGAACTGTAGACGTGATAGGGTAGGATTCCCCTCTGTCCATGATCTGTGCATGCATGCCCTCTGTTTCCAGCAGTTGAAAATGTAGTCTACCTACATGTTGTAATATGCACGCTACCAATAGTAATTTGACTGTTAACACagtgttctgttttgtgtgcatgcataacCATCTTTCTGTGCTTTTACAAAAAGCTTGGCAGATGTTTACTTCATGTAGCCTCCTGTGTTTTTCACCTTTCCGAAAGATTATTGAAAGCCAGTGAGCATAGTGTATTTCTTtaggtgttgtgtgtgtgagagagagaaagaaaaaacagcattaGCAAAAATTTGATggtcagatgtttttttgttgtttttttttctgctcataCTGACTTcaatcttgtgttttgtgtgatgttCAGGGCCCACTACCCCGGCACCACCACAGTAATGGAGGCTCTCAAGACGCAAAAGAAGCTGTGGTCATCAGAGGACTACAGCACTTTCAATGATGATGAGGGAGGAGGCTGCTGGGCTCGCATCCTCAATCAGAACTACGTTAACGGAAACATGACTGCGTGAGTAAATACATAAGCAACAcgttaatataaaaaaatgagcaGTTCTGACCATATAGAGAGTGtagaagataagataagataaggttCCTTTAatgtcccacagtggggaaattcacgAGGATGGAGtgtaaatggaaaaaacaaGACTTTCGCTATTTTATCAAATatgacatgaaaaaatgaaatcatatcAAAAAACAGATATAGAGGCCTTTATAGAGGTCTTTTTTCTCCAACCTAATTTTAAGTAATCCTTCAAGTCCCTGGATTCTGTTTCAAGTCATTGATTCAGTCCCTACTACCCctgcctgtgtttttattatccCATCTGAGGAGCTGTGCAATAAATTTCAATCCCACAACAGCCTGAAAGTCACTAATATCAGAAATCAAACAACAGCACCAGATTAGATTTTACACATCCACAGGGATATGCACTGTTTTttagtaattaaaaaaaaaatctactccTGAGCAGATGTTGCGGCACACACAAAGCCAACCACATGCAGTCTTGATGTTATTCCCGCTAAATTGTTTCACTTATCATAAACAATTGCATAGAAAATGGTATCTTTTCCTCTGCTATTAAACATGACTAAAAACAGACATGGAAAAACAGGTGCAACCTCTTTTAAAGAGGTTGCACctgtttttagtcattttagaCCGATTTCAAAACTATTTAATGTCTCTTTTCACTGCTATGCGGACGACATACAGATATACCTTCCATTGAGACCCGGTGACTCAAGAAGCCTAGCTGCTGCCATTGACTGTCTTAGTGATGTAAATTGTTAGATGGCTCAAAACCTTCTTCAGCTCAACAACTCAAAAACAGACCCACAGGTTAAAAAATTGTCCAGTCATGCTTCATCCAACTGTATACAATCTCCAGACTCAAACCACTCCTCGCATGGTCTGACCTTGAAAAGGTGATCTATACTTTCAGTTTCTCCAGGTTAGACCCCTCGGTATATACCCACGAGGGGTATATATCGAGGGGTATATATTGGTTCCTCACCAGTCAGTTTtgagaactgatgaagctgcttggattagcagcgaaacgtcttcaagccaatcttcacaagtccagacgccttgctttaactcttgaatatgacctggataactgagaatctccacagatatgcCACTTTAATGGActggcttttatgtgatgttttttattgtctttttactTTCCCTTTTagcttattggttttaaatggttttaaatgttttaaattcccatttttattttcagtcttttttgtgtttcatatgCTGTTCTTTTACCTTTTATCTTAAATTTTCAACCTTGTTTACCAGTTGtctatattttgtttattgccttctatTTGTATacaatttgttggttttgtttttaaatgattgttaagcactttggaaacctggtcTTTGACAGGAGCTACTGCCACTGCAGGCTTAAAGGTGGAACAACAATGCCCCCCACTCCCTTTGGTGTTTGCGTCTTTTATGCAGAATGGCGTTTTGCAACAGCAGAGTAACATTCCCACCTTGAACGGGACTTGTGACTATATGGGAAGAACTTGGGTTAGTCCCCTATATGCAGTCTGATCAATGATTGTGATTCTTCTTCAGCACAATCTCCTGGAACCTGGTGGCCAGCTACTATGAGGAGCTACCGTTTGGCAGAGATGGGTTAATGACAGCCGAGGAACCCTGGAGCGGCAACTACGTGGTGGAGTCCCCGATCTGGATCACAGGTCTGGATTAgatctgtgtgtttacaggcaaagagaagagagagagccTGCTTTTTTCCTGCAGTTAGTTAGCTAAAATTCACAGTATGTTGCCACAGTCTGCCAccaaaaagaatgaaataagcAGAAGCGGCTGATTTCACAATGCTTTTGTGGGTGAAAGCTTTGCACTGATTTAAGATCATGATGCACTCTCATTTCAGTTGTCACACCGAGCTGGGTCTCATTTTGAACAGGGGCCTACAGTTCAGTCATCTTTGTTCACTATCTGGATATAATATTTACACCTTCACACAGTTGTTTATGATTTTTCAGATTTGATGGCCTTCGTACTCTTAACCTGGCCTATAAGTGCAGCTCTGAACTGTGGCTTGGAGACCACTGGTTCAAGACCATTTAGCCTGGCTTGTAACAGTAACATATCTGGTAACAAGCCTTCACAGGGTTGCGTTTCAATAGCTTATGGGTGAAGGCACCAAACGTAGCCAGGCCTTTTGGCATGTCATTCtgtgtctctttcctctctcttcttgtcaTATCCCTTCAGTTACAGTGGTTGGTGTGGCTCTTAAAGAAACTGTTTGGTTTTTGAAAAACGATAACAGATGAATAACTCCTGTTTTTAACTCTTTGATGTCCACAATGATTTAATAAAatggtattttgttttccttataGCTCACACCACACAGTTCACCCAGCCAGGATGGACCTACCTGCAGACTGTTGGACATCTGGCACAAGGTGGAAGTTACGTTGCCCTAACTGACGGGAAAGGAAACCTCACTCTTGTCATAGAAACTATGGCAAGttagacttttctttttcttttttttggcttaTATTCTTATATATATGGCTTTTATTCTGGTTCTGTAATAATTTAGTTATAGTTATTTAAAAATTGATTagtgtttaaataaagtttagcTGTCTTGTATTGCTTTTGTTACTAAAACAGCAAATGCATTTGCTACgctaaaaacactaaaacagcTTTTGAgagaaatgaatgtttttattgtatttcttttacAGACTCACAATCATTCGGTGTGCATAAgacctcctctccctcccttcagTGTGACATCGCAGAATGCAACTTTCCAGCTGAATGGATCCTTCGTAAGTTCCTCTTGAGGTCTTCATGTCAGTGTTCGAAGTTAGGAAGTGATATTTGTCTTATACaaggttatttattttttcctagGCCTCCATCAATGAACTCCAAGTATGGCGGTCACAGTTTAACTTCAAAACCAAACAACCCTCCTTCTTTGAGAAAATGACCCCACTGAAGGTAAAAGAGGCAGTTTGGTGTTGGCACCATACATCAGTTTCaacacagtttcatttttaacatgcTTGTGATGGCTTCAGCTTTTAGATGGATCGTTCACCCTGAGTCTAGCAGAAGATGAGGTTTACACGTTAACCACAATTACAACAGGACGGAAAGGCAGTTACCCCGACCCCCCTCCCTCTGCTCGCTTTCCCAAAGTCTACAAGGACAACTTCAATGTTCGTAAGTACAACATACACTGAACCCAGTAACGTTTGTTGCTCACCGAATTGTTTAAACATTATACAGTTTTTGTAGGTGTGTCCCGGACAAGAAAATGAACGTATTTTATACTTAATGTGCTATAGATGATGTTTTCTTGACTAGCAGAACAAAACCAGATCAGTCCATGTTAATAACAAAGGAAAAATAGAATTCATCATGCtaatttcagtttaattcacaAAAGGATTAATTTGTGAAGTCGTTTAATGTTAAGATTGGTCACTGTGGAAACCCTACGATTATGTGTCATATCAGAAagaatgcatgtatttatatattgAATTTATATTATTGTATGTAATGTATTGTATTTTCCCATGCACTTTGACctgatattttgatttatttgataaaatgtccacacttcctctccatttctTTATCTGACCTCTCGTAGAAAACCCTCCCTTCTCTGAGGCTCCAGACTTTGCTGACCAGACGGGGGTGTTTGAGTATTACATCAACCTAACTGACCCTGGACCTCATCTTTTTACCTTACGTCAGGTTCTAACTGAGAGGCCCATCACGTGGGTGGCTGATGCTGACCAGACCATCAGTGTCATAGGAGACTATCAGTGGTGAGGTGATGGTGCCTCACAGTGTTCGTTTTCAGCACTGCTCCcctaatgaaaatataattttacaaATGTACTGACTTCACTGTCAGATGTCCAGGACTGTACCAGATTTCTGGCCAACAAAACAGCACACTGCTATGTTTTTACGTTACAGGCAGAACCTGACGGTTACATGTGACGTCTTCATGGAGAGCGTTATGACTGGTGGTGTATTCATTGCAGTCAGGGTGGATAAAGGAGGCCAGTCGGTGCGCAGCGCTAAAGGAGTCTTCTTCTGGGTGTTTGCAG
This window encodes:
- the galcb gene encoding galactocerebrosidase isoform X2, whose amino-acid sequence is MAARSVERRRSNRMDYREFTVIVFCLGLSLNLCSCQTYTLNDEGGLGRVFDGIGGLSGGGATSRLLVNYAEPYRSQILDYLFKPNFGASLQILKVEIGGDAQTTDGTEPSHMHYENDENYFRGYEWWLMKEAKKRNPNITLIGLPWAFPGWVGHGKNWPYDFPDITAAYVVNWILGAKQFHDLDINYIGIWNERNYDSKYIKVLRNMLDKVGLTGVGIIAADGDWSIAKSMIVDPHLSDSVDVIGAHYPGTTTVMEALKTQKKLWSSEDYSTFNDDEGGGCWARILNQNYVNGNMTATISWNLVASYYEELPFGRDGLMTAEEPWSGNYVVESPIWITAHTTQFTQPGWTYLQTVGHLAQGGSYVALTDGKGNLTLVIETMTHNHSVCIRPPLPPFSVTSQNATFQLNGSFASINELQVWRSQFNFKTKQPSFFEKMTPLKLLDGSFTLSLAEDEVYTLTTITTGRKGSYPDPPPSARFPKVYKDNFNVQNPPFSEAPDFADQTGVFEYYINLTDPGPHLFTLRQVLTERPITWVADADQTISVIGDYQWQNLTVTCDVFMESVMTGGVFIAVRVDKGGQSVRSAKGVFFWVFADGTYKVTNDLTGQAVLAEGLSGTRAYGWHTLSLTVKGPYASGLLNGYPLWKNAVALTPKNGWAAIGTRSFELAQFDNFAVVAE
- the galcb gene encoding galactocerebrosidase isoform X1 is translated as MAARSVERRRSNRMDYREFTVIVFCLGLSLNLCSCQTYTLNDEGGLGRVFDGIGGLSGGGATSRLLVNYAEPYRSQILDYLFKPNFGASLQILKVEIGGDAQTTDGTEPSHMHYENDENYFRGYEWWLMKEAKKRNPNITLIGLPWAFPGWVGHGKNWPYDFPDITAAYVVNWILGAKQFHDLDINYIGIWNERNYDSKYIKLLRYTLDKSGLERVRIIASDNLWEPIAVSLLLDPELSRTVDVIGAHYPGTTTVMEALKTQKKLWSSEDYSTFNDDEGGGCWARILNQNYVNGNMTATISWNLVASYYEELPFGRDGLMTAEEPWSGNYVVESPIWITAHTTQFTQPGWTYLQTVGHLAQGGSYVALTDGKGNLTLVIETMTHNHSVCIRPPLPPFSVTSQNATFQLNGSFASINELQVWRSQFNFKTKQPSFFEKMTPLKLLDGSFTLSLAEDEVYTLTTITTGRKGSYPDPPPSARFPKVYKDNFNVQNPPFSEAPDFADQTGVFEYYINLTDPGPHLFTLRQVLTERPITWVADADQTISVIGDYQWQNLTVTCDVFMESVMTGGVFIAVRVDKGGQSVRSAKGVFFWVFADGTYKVTNDLTGQAVLAEGLSGTRAYGWHTLSLTVKGPYASGLLNGYPLWKNAVALTPKNGWAAIGTRSFELAQFDNFAVVAE